The Humulus lupulus chromosome 7, drHumLupu1.1, whole genome shotgun sequence region TTATGTTTAAGTAAATAGCTTTGACAGAAAGCGTAACTAGCTGATCATGGCAGAAATGGCGAGCTTCTGTGATTTTCCAAAGGAGATAGTTGAGAACATCATGGTGTTTGTACCTGCCGATTCTCTGCTACAGCTGAAATTGGTAAACAAGTTTTGCTATTCCCTTATCTCAGCTTTAATCAACCACCCAGCATTTGTAGCCAACCACCTCGTCACTGCCAAAAACCAGTCTTCCGCATCCTTACTTTTTAGAACGCCTTACGCCCATGTCGACCGTCGCTTTATAGCATTCCCATTGTTGACCATACTCTATGATTATGGTAAGAACGACCATTTTAAAGCTGTCACAACACCTATATGTATACCGCTTATTAAAAATGAAATGTATGAGAGTATGGATCCTTGGGAGGAGATTTATCACTGTGATGGGCTCATTTTGCTGGTAAAGAATCTTGGGACGATGGTGTTATGTAATCCCTCTTTGAAAGAATCCATGGTTCTCCCAGAACCAGAAAGTGCTATAATAGAAGGGCCTCCTTCCGTTATGGGATTTGGGTTTGATTCTGAAAACAACGATTACAAGTGTGTTGCCATTTGGTGCCAGAATGATTGCAAAGTTGAGATATACTCAATGGATTCCAATTCTTGGAGAGAGATCAACATGTCTCAGCAAATAAAGGAACTTATAGTGTTTGCTCATCTATTCAATGATTTATGTTGGAGAGGAGTTTGTTACTGGATTGTGTGTAATCCAGAAACATATGAATTTGAAATAATCCTCAGTTTGAACCTGAGTAATGAGGAATTCCATCTCATCTTTTTGCCAGAGCTCATAAATTTTGAAGATATGACACTCCATTATTATCAGTGCCACCTTTCAGTGATGAATGATTCAGTTGTGATGTATTTGACATCTGAAGGGGATAACTCTCATGAGTATCATTTCTTCGTGATGGATGAAGCCTGTGTCGGTGTTAAAGATGCTCGTTGTTGGACAGAATATTTCTATGTTGGACCACTGGAAAATGTTAAGGATGTGCTTTCATTGTGGAAGAATGATGAGATTCTAGTTGAAGCCAGAAAAGATGGGCATGTACAGTTGATGTCTTGCAACATTCGTacccaaaatttgaaagatgtTGATTGTAATTTAGATAGAATCAGATGGTATGATTGGTATTGTTTCTATGTAAAAAGTCTGATTTCTATTAGAAGGAGTTGAAGTTCGATCAGTTTCAAAGTTGTTGGAGACTTGTTCCAATGTAATGTAAGGGCATATATATTAGTTCTTTGTGTTTGGTTTGGTGTCAAATGATGATTGTAACTTATAACTCAATTACAAAAATCAATAATAATTGGTGACTAATTTTTAAGGCTTGCTGAGATTGAGACATTCATTGTATATAATATCaactatatatacatgtatattatGTCAATTTCAGTGGGACTTCTACAATTTATAAACAATaattaccttttttttttataaatgacgACGCCACTCGAATGACAATATATGAGAAACACGACTACAACAGTCGTAAAATAAAAGCATATTATGGGATATACTGTTTTGAATTAAACTTGTTTGTCTTTGACTCTTTGCTGGAGATCACAGTTGCACTTACATCTCAAATTTTTTTTACAGCAAAATTCTTTCGTTATGGTTTGGTGCACAGCACATTGCCACTAACTAATGAAAAATTTATAGCAAAGTTACTTATCATATTAATTAGTTACACTTAAATCCTTAATTAGAACAGCAGTTAATCctaataaaattataataaaattttatttgaattagtaaaaaattttaaaatagaataatCAGC contains the following coding sequences:
- the LOC133789509 gene encoding putative F-box/LRR-repeat/kelch-repeat protein At1g11620; this encodes MASFCDFPKEIVENIMVFVPADSLLQLKLVNKFCYSLISALINHPAFVANHLVTAKNQSSASLLFRTPYAHVDRRFIAFPLLTILYDYGKNDHFKAVTTPICIPLIKNEMYESMDPWEEIYHCDGLILLVKNLGTMVLCNPSLKESMVLPEPESAIIEGPPSVMGFGFDSENNDYKCVAIWCQNDCKVEIYSMDSNSWREINMSQQIKELIVFAHLFNDLCWRGVCYWIVCNPETYEFEIILSLNLSNEEFHLIFLPELINFEDMTLHYYQCHLSVMNDSVVMYLTSEGDNSHEYHFFVMDEACVGVKDARCWTEYFYVGPLENVKDVLSLWKNDEILVEARKDGHVQLMSCNIRTQNLKDVDCNLDRIRWYDWYCFYVKSLISIRRS